In a single window of the Saccharothrix australiensis genome:
- a CDS encoding bacteriophage spanin2 family protein: protein MRSHLVVALSAATLAVVVSGCGAAQDAAQAAGAVADTATKVQVCADALSRATVALDPGSPEQAVDRAHEAASSLADLAATAADTTVNEAITGLAATLRDVTVDDLVGRPAAWLAAKADQVAALTNACAP, encoded by the coding sequence ATGCGTTCCCACCTCGTCGTCGCGTTGTCCGCCGCCACCCTCGCCGTCGTCGTCAGCGGGTGCGGCGCCGCGCAGGACGCGGCGCAGGCCGCGGGCGCGGTCGCCGACACGGCCACCAAGGTGCAGGTGTGCGCCGACGCGTTGTCGCGGGCCACCGTGGCGCTCGACCCCGGCTCGCCGGAACAGGCCGTGGACCGCGCGCACGAGGCGGCGTCGTCGCTGGCCGACCTCGCGGCGACCGCCGCCGACACCACCGTCAACGAGGCGATCACCGGGCTCGCGGCCACGCTGCGCGACGTCACGGTGGACGACCTCGTCGGCCGGCCCGCCGCCTGGCTGGCGGCGAAGGCCGACCAGGTGGCCGCGCTCACGAACGCCTGCGCGCCGTGA
- a CDS encoding DUF6343 family protein, whose translation MSDHLPPPAPPRSALTLRLWLASFAFVFNSVAAVLALRADLTWLAVLLGVLAVVSVVDLGRVIQRKRRGEPG comes from the coding sequence ATGAGCGACCACCTGCCACCACCCGCTCCGCCGCGCAGCGCGCTGACGCTGAGGCTCTGGCTCGCCTCGTTCGCCTTCGTGTTCAACTCCGTCGCGGCCGTGCTCGCGCTGCGCGCCGACCTGACCTGGCTGGCGGTGCTGCTCGGCGTGCTCGCCGTGGTGTCGGTGGTCGACCTCGGCCGCGTGATCCAGCGCAAGAGGCGCGGCGAACCCGGCTGA
- a CDS encoding papain-like cysteine protease family protein, translated as MDRTSIRRGLPCLAPVVLALTAVLSPVSATAATDDRVAPPNGLIRTQEHTEVREVVPTRAPLDVTPRASKKLNYTQQVQQQDQWCWAATGASIERTLGVTVSQQAFCAAGKGGVPGYCPNEGAEIPEIVDAFHGTGFKAEDANGPISFTSITQQIDAGIPHLTGIYWTSGGGHAEVIYGYDSTNQTLMVGDPWPAYQRYQTWNYTQYRRNARFTWGDTIVNIAKAS; from the coding sequence GTGGATCGGACATCCATCCGACGGGGCCTCCCCTGCCTGGCCCCCGTGGTCCTCGCCCTCACGGCGGTGCTGTCACCGGTGAGCGCGACCGCGGCGACCGACGACCGGGTCGCACCGCCGAACGGGCTGATCAGGACCCAGGAGCACACCGAGGTCCGGGAGGTCGTGCCGACGCGCGCGCCCCTGGACGTCACGCCGCGGGCCTCCAAGAAGTTGAACTACACCCAGCAGGTGCAGCAGCAGGACCAGTGGTGCTGGGCCGCGACCGGGGCCAGCATCGAGCGGACCCTGGGCGTGACCGTCAGCCAGCAGGCGTTCTGCGCCGCGGGCAAGGGCGGCGTGCCCGGCTACTGCCCGAACGAGGGCGCGGAGATCCCGGAGATCGTGGACGCCTTCCACGGCACGGGCTTCAAGGCCGAGGACGCCAACGGGCCGATCAGCTTCACGTCGATCACCCAGCAGATCGACGCCGGCATCCCGCACCTGACCGGCATCTACTGGACCTCCGGCGGCGGCCACGCCGAGGTCATCTACGGCTACGACAGCACCAACCAGACCCTGATGGTCGGCGACCCGTGGCCCGCGTACCAGCGCTACCAGACCTGGAACTACACCCAGTACCGCCGCAACGCCCGCTTCACCTGGGGCGACACGATCGTGAACATCGCCAAGGCCAGCTAA
- a CDS encoding globin domain-containing protein, giving the protein MLSTASAEVVRATLPVVRDHAVEITGVFYRSLFAAHPELLDLFNQGNQAGGRQRVALASAVLAYADHLLDPGGAPFDAIAARVAHKHVSLGVRAEQYPVVGRHLSGAVAEVLGAAVTPAVAAAWDEVYRLLADALSAAEARLYRRGGIDPAAVWRDWRVVERRDEAVDAVSFTLAPDDGGPVPHFTPGQYVSVAVDLPGGRRQPRQYSLSRAPRGDALRITVRRVRGTGGAPDGVVSGHLHDHVRADDTLLVGPPAGEHTLDDGTSPVLLISAGIGITPMVSMLEHVARTQPSRRVVVAHGERSPERHALRAEVAGLVRGLADAELRTWYEDAPGGGLVDVAALPLPADATAHLCGPVPFMRHVRAGLLRRGVPDSRIRYEVFGPGMLDTPFA; this is encoded by the coding sequence GTGTTGTCCACCGCGTCAGCCGAGGTGGTGCGCGCGACGCTGCCCGTCGTGCGCGACCACGCCGTCGAGATCACCGGGGTGTTCTACCGGTCGCTGTTCGCCGCCCACCCGGAGCTGCTCGACCTGTTCAACCAGGGCAACCAGGCCGGCGGGCGGCAGCGGGTCGCGCTGGCGTCGGCCGTCCTCGCGTACGCCGACCACCTGCTGGACCCCGGTGGCGCGCCGTTCGACGCGATCGCCGCCCGCGTCGCGCACAAGCACGTCTCGCTGGGCGTCCGCGCCGAGCAGTACCCGGTCGTCGGCAGGCACCTGTCGGGCGCGGTCGCGGAGGTCCTCGGCGCGGCGGTGACGCCGGCGGTCGCGGCGGCGTGGGACGAGGTCTACCGGCTGCTGGCGGACGCGCTGAGCGCGGCCGAGGCGCGCCTGTACCGGCGGGGCGGGATCGACCCGGCGGCGGTGTGGCGCGACTGGCGGGTCGTCGAGCGGCGGGACGAGGCCGTCGACGCCGTGTCGTTCACCCTGGCGCCCGACGACGGCGGCCCGGTGCCGCACTTCACCCCCGGCCAGTACGTGTCCGTCGCGGTCGACCTGCCCGGCGGACGCCGGCAGCCGCGGCAGTACTCGCTGTCGCGGGCGCCGCGCGGCGACGCGCTGCGCATCACCGTCCGGCGCGTGCGCGGCACGGGCGGCGCACCGGACGGCGTGGTGTCCGGCCACCTGCACGACCACGTGCGCGCCGACGACACCCTGCTCGTCGGACCGCCCGCCGGGGAGCACACCCTGGACGACGGCACGTCACCGGTGCTGCTGATCAGCGCGGGCATCGGCATCACGCCGATGGTGTCGATGCTGGAGCACGTCGCCCGCACCCAGCCGAGCCGCCGGGTGGTGGTCGCGCACGGCGAGCGCTCGCCCGAGCGGCACGCGCTGCGCGCCGAGGTGGCCGGTCTCGTGCGCGGGCTGGCCGACGCCGAGCTGCGCACCTGGTACGAGGACGCGCCGGGCGGCGGCCTGGTCGACGTGGCGGCGCTCCCGCTGCCCGCCGACGCGACGGCCCACCTGTGCGGCCCGGTGCCGTTCATGCGGCACGTGCGGGCCGGCCTGCTGCGGCGCGGCGTGCCGGACTCGCGCATCCGCTACGAGGTCTTCGGGCCGGGGATGCTCGACACGCCGTTCGCCTGA
- a CDS encoding carboxymuconolactone decarboxylase family protein, which yields MAQFTVHDETTAPEESRAHLAAGKNRMGFVTSLNGIMAESPELLAGYNALAEQFGRSSLPVAAKHVVWITASVGNRCEYCVAAHSTVALKVGTDPAVVEALRAGKSLPDTALEAVRVLTAAIVADRGEVGEEQVARFLAAGYTRRHVLDVVLGVGMKTLSNYTNHIAHTPLDPAWADQEWTAG from the coding sequence ATGGCGCAGTTCACCGTCCACGACGAGACGACGGCCCCCGAGGAGTCCCGTGCGCACCTGGCGGCGGGCAAGAACCGCATGGGGTTCGTGACCAGCCTCAACGGCATCATGGCCGAGTCGCCCGAGCTGCTGGCCGGCTACAACGCCCTGGCGGAGCAGTTCGGCAGGTCGTCGCTGCCCGTGGCGGCGAAGCACGTCGTGTGGATCACCGCGAGCGTCGGCAACCGGTGCGAGTACTGCGTGGCCGCGCACTCGACGGTCGCGCTGAAGGTTGGCACCGACCCGGCCGTGGTGGAGGCGCTGCGGGCCGGGAAATCGTTGCCCGACACCGCTTTGGAGGCGGTGCGGGTGCTCACCGCGGCGATCGTCGCCGACCGAGGCGAGGTGGGCGAGGAGCAGGTGGCGCGGTTCCTCGCCGCCGGCTACACCCGTCGCCACGTGCTGGACGTCGTCCTCGGCGTGGGCATGAAGACGCTGTCCAACTACACCAACCACATCGCGCACACCCCGCTCGACCCGGCCTGGGCGGACCAGGAGTGGACCGCGGGCTGA
- a CDS encoding TetR/AcrR family transcriptional regulator: protein MAVPDVKHFDPDAALDTAMRLFWRRGVSATGVQDVVTATGVNRSSLYATFGGKRDLYLAALRRYVDQRSRPALRRLADDPRGLPAITDFFGALVEARCTGEHARWGCLVSNAHTGADDDPEVREVLRLHHELLRDAMRAALARARAAGELGPAVDPESAADVLALLAYGVNLRSRAGADPKSLTQTVATAVGSLATRTEEVP, encoded by the coding sequence GTGGCCGTGCCCGACGTGAAGCACTTCGACCCGGACGCGGCGCTGGACACCGCGATGCGGCTGTTCTGGCGGCGGGGCGTGTCGGCGACCGGCGTCCAGGACGTGGTCACGGCCACCGGCGTCAACCGGTCCAGCCTCTACGCCACCTTCGGCGGCAAGCGGGACCTCTACCTGGCCGCGCTGCGCCGGTACGTCGACCAGCGGTCCCGGCCTGCGCTGCGGCGGCTCGCCGACGACCCGCGCGGGCTGCCCGCGATCACGGACTTCTTCGGCGCGCTCGTCGAGGCCCGTTGCACCGGCGAGCACGCGCGCTGGGGTTGCCTGGTCTCCAACGCGCACACCGGCGCCGACGACGACCCCGAGGTGCGCGAAGTCCTGCGCCTGCACCACGAACTGCTGCGCGACGCGATGCGCGCGGCGTTGGCGCGGGCCCGCGCGGCGGGTGAGCTGGGGCCCGCCGTCGACCCCGAGTCGGCCGCGGACGTGCTGGCGCTGCTCGCCTACGGCGTGAACCTGCGGTCGCGGGCCGGCGCCGACCCGAAGTCCCTCACCCAGACCGTCGCGACCGCTGTCGGGTCGCTGGCGACCCGAACCGAGGAGGTTCCCTGA